One window of Desulfobacca acetoxidans DSM 11109 genomic DNA carries:
- a CDS encoding bifunctional acetate--CoA ligase family protein/GNAT family N-acetyltransferase, whose amino-acid sequence MPNHILDTFFKPQSIAVVGASPKENSIGRTLVENLQKDGFPGNIYPINPKHKEILGIPVFPSIAAVPADIDLAIVAVPIKGVADVMRECGQAKVSGAIIISAGGKEVGEEGEKIEADIHAAAQAYGIRYLGPNCMGILCPRSRLNASFAAHSVRPGSVALLSQSGAICSVILDLAESQNIGFSHFVSIGSMADLDFAEMIDYLGNDDQVRSILIYMENLVHHRKFMSAARSVSRVKPIIVVKSGRSEAAARAATSHTGALAGNDAAYNAAFQRAGIIRVDTIAQLFDCAEAMARTNRPLGGNLAIITNAGGLGVMAVDACSKWKREPAVLSPETVALLDKGLPPYWSRSNPIDILGDAPPERYLTAVRGVMAAPEVSGVLALLSPQAMTDPTAVAQTLIPEIKKQAKPFFAVWMGGQDVTAGIKLLNEAEVPTFGTPEEAVDTFMQMYSYTRNLELLQETPPRLSADLKVNTKPARTFIDECFKRQTLLLTEVEAKAILSTYGLPVNPTVTVSSAAAAAAAAKKLGFPVVVKIHSPEISHKSDVDGVRTFLKTEEEVAAAFEEIVNRSRAAKPGARIFGVTVQTQVEKSTLELILGAKKDPQFGPLLLFGLGGIHTEVLQEAAVDLPPLNLLLARRLMERTRIYKILKGYRNIPSANLELLEEVLVRLSQLVTDFPEIAELDINPLLISNGRPVCVDARILLEPSPVRAPRHLIIAPYPNQYESDWLLEDGTPVLLRPMKPEDESLVSEFLSNCSEDSIYFRYFQHIKKWTHEMLIRFTQNDYDRELGLMAVGQPPGPEVMLGVSRLVMASDRSTAEFAVIVADPWQGKGLGEKLLERIIEIARDNEVTKLYSEVLAANLPMLGLVEKLGFTIKAADQGVREVEMPLAVK is encoded by the coding sequence ATGCCCAACCACATCCTCGATACATTTTTTAAACCACAGTCCATTGCCGTTGTTGGAGCCAGCCCCAAGGAGAACAGCATCGGCCGCACCCTGGTAGAGAATCTCCAGAAGGACGGCTTCCCTGGGAACATTTATCCTATCAATCCCAAGCACAAAGAAATCTTAGGTATTCCGGTTTTCCCGTCAATTGCGGCCGTGCCTGCCGACATTGACCTCGCCATTGTTGCCGTTCCCATTAAAGGGGTAGCGGATGTCATGCGGGAGTGTGGCCAGGCCAAGGTCTCCGGGGCAATCATCATCTCCGCTGGCGGCAAGGAGGTGGGAGAAGAAGGGGAGAAGATCGAGGCCGACATCCATGCTGCGGCGCAGGCCTACGGTATCCGCTATCTTGGGCCCAACTGCATGGGGATTCTCTGTCCCCGGTCCCGCCTTAACGCCAGTTTTGCGGCGCATTCGGTACGACCCGGGAGTGTGGCCCTTCTCTCCCAGAGCGGCGCCATTTGCAGCGTCATCCTCGACCTGGCCGAGTCTCAGAACATCGGCTTTAGTCACTTTGTCAGCATCGGCTCCATGGCGGACCTCGATTTTGCCGAAATGATTGACTACCTGGGTAACGATGACCAGGTGCGCAGCATCCTTATCTATATGGAAAACCTGGTGCACCACCGCAAGTTCATGAGCGCCGCCCGTTCGGTATCCAGGGTAAAGCCAATCATCGTGGTAAAGTCTGGCCGAAGCGAAGCGGCCGCCCGGGCGGCAACCTCGCATACGGGCGCGTTGGCCGGCAATGATGCAGCTTATAATGCTGCGTTCCAGCGGGCGGGCATCATTCGGGTGGACACTATTGCTCAGCTCTTCGACTGTGCCGAGGCCATGGCCAGAACGAACCGTCCTCTGGGAGGGAATCTGGCAATCATCACCAATGCCGGGGGATTAGGGGTAATGGCAGTGGACGCCTGCAGTAAGTGGAAGCGGGAGCCAGCGGTCTTGAGTCCTGAAACCGTGGCGCTGCTTGATAAAGGATTGCCGCCCTATTGGAGCCGGAGCAATCCGATTGATATTCTGGGCGATGCACCGCCGGAGCGTTATCTAACCGCCGTGCGTGGGGTCATGGCTGCCCCGGAAGTCTCTGGCGTGCTTGCCCTCCTCTCACCGCAGGCCATGACCGATCCCACCGCCGTAGCCCAGACCCTGATACCCGAGATCAAAAAACAGGCCAAGCCCTTCTTTGCTGTCTGGATGGGGGGACAGGACGTGACTGCGGGGATCAAGCTGTTAAATGAGGCTGAGGTCCCCACCTTCGGAACCCCCGAGGAAGCGGTGGATACCTTTATGCAGATGTACTCCTACACCCGTAATCTGGAGCTGCTTCAGGAAACGCCGCCTCGGCTATCCGCTGATTTGAAGGTGAATACAAAGCCGGCCCGAACCTTCATTGATGAGTGCTTCAAACGCCAAACACTGCTCCTGACCGAAGTGGAAGCCAAAGCCATTCTCTCGACGTATGGCCTACCGGTAAATCCCACGGTGACCGTGTCTTCCGCTGCCGCAGCGGCCGCCGCCGCCAAAAAGTTGGGGTTCCCGGTGGTGGTGAAAATCCACTCCCCTGAAATATCTCATAAGTCGGATGTGGATGGAGTACGGACCTTTCTTAAAACTGAGGAGGAAGTGGCAGCCGCTTTTGAGGAAATCGTGAATCGGTCTCGGGCCGCCAAACCCGGAGCCAGGATCTTTGGCGTAACCGTTCAGACCCAGGTGGAAAAATCGACTCTGGAACTAATTCTCGGAGCCAAGAAAGACCCTCAGTTCGGCCCCTTACTGCTTTTTGGGCTGGGAGGCATACACACCGAAGTCCTCCAGGAAGCGGCTGTGGATCTTCCACCCCTCAATCTGCTCCTGGCCCGGCGGCTTATGGAGAGAACCCGCATCTATAAGATTCTTAAGGGATATCGCAACATCCCGTCCGCCAATCTGGAACTTTTAGAAGAAGTGCTTGTACGCCTCTCCCAACTCGTAACAGACTTCCCGGAGATAGCGGAACTCGATATCAACCCCCTGCTAATCAGCAATGGCCGTCCAGTTTGCGTAGATGCGAGGATCCTTTTGGAACCCAGTCCCGTTCGAGCTCCCCGGCATCTGATTATCGCCCCCTACCCCAACCAATATGAGAGCGATTGGCTCCTTGAAGACGGAACGCCGGTGCTGCTGCGGCCCATGAAGCCTGAAGATGAATCCCTGGTATCTGAGTTTCTCAGTAATTGTTCGGAAGACAGCATTTATTTCCGCTACTTCCAACATATAAAAAAGTGGACCCATGAAATGCTCATTCGCTTTACCCAAAACGATTACGACAGAGAGCTGGGTCTGATGGCAGTTGGCCAGCCGCCGGGTCCAGAGGTTATGTTGGGAGTAAGCCGCCTGGTAATGGCCTCCGACCGGTCCACTGCGGAATTTGCCGTGATTGTGGCAGACCCCTGGCAGGGGAAAGGCCTGGGTGAAAAACTTCTGGAACGGATCATTGAGATTGCCCGGGATAACGAAGTCACGAAGCTCTATTCCGAGGTCCTGGCTGCCAACCTGCCAATGTTGGGTCTGGTAGAAAAATTAGGCTTTACCATTAAGGCCGCCGACCAGGGGGTGAGGGAGGTGGAGATGCCTTTGGCAGTGAAATAA
- a CDS encoding N-acetyltransferase, translated as METSADLSLEESMATGLIRKARIADINAIRKILQLFAAKGELLARTMAELYSLVRDYYVYQEDHNSPVIGVSALHVCWEALGEVRSVAVLEQYQRRGVGARLVETCLSEAITLGLERVFVLTYRPDFFARFGFEVVDKNILPHIVWADCVRCPKFPECDEIAMLLKF; from the coding sequence ATGGAAACATCGGCAGACCTCAGTCTAGAGGAGAGCATGGCCACCGGATTAATCAGAAAGGCGCGCATTGCCGACATCAACGCCATCAGGAAGATTTTACAGCTCTTTGCCGCCAAAGGAGAACTGCTGGCCCGTACTATGGCGGAATTATACAGCCTGGTGCGTGACTACTACGTTTACCAGGAAGACCACAACAGCCCTGTCATCGGCGTTTCGGCCCTGCATGTATGCTGGGAAGCTCTGGGAGAGGTGCGCTCCGTAGCAGTTTTAGAGCAGTACCAGCGCCGGGGCGTGGGTGCCCGATTAGTCGAAACCTGCCTCTCCGAAGCCATCACTTTAGGATTGGAACGGGTCTTTGTCTTGACCTACCGCCCCGATTTTTTTGCACGATTCGGCTTTGAAGTGGTGGATAAAAATATATTGCCGCATATCGTCTGGGCCGACTGTGTCCGCTGCCCCAAGTTCCCCGAATGTGATGAAATCGCCATGCTCCTCAAATTTTGA
- the secA gene encoding preprotein translocase subunit SecA translates to MFGYFLKKFFGSKNERELRRMAPLVDHINRLEIEIRQLPDHRLQAKTGEFKERLAKGEALDDLLPEAFAVAREASLRVLRMRPFDVQLIGGIVLHEGKIAEMKTGEGKTLVAVLPVYLNALTGLGVHVVTVNDYLARRDSEWMGGIYRFLGLSVGVIVHGLNDDQRRQAYDADVTYGTNNEFGFDYLRDNMKFSLEDYVQREFNYAIVDEVDSILIDEARTPLIISGPAEESTELYHRINRVGNMLQRDKDYTVDEKSRAVVLTEAGVGRAEKIMNLDNLYDPFNIEILHHLNQSLKAHALFKKDVDYIVKDGQVIIVDEFTGRLMPGRRYSDGLHQALEAKEGVRIENENQTLASITFQNYFRMYQKLAGMTGTADTEAEEFKKIYNLEVMVVPTHKRMIRVDHPDAIYKSESEKFQAVVEEIKDCHQQGQPVLVGTTSIEKSERLSRMLKAQGIKHEVLNAKHHEKEAQIVAQAGQSGMVTIATNMAGRGTDIVLGTGVVDRGGLHIIGTERHESRRIDNQLRGRSGRQGDPGSSRFYLSLEDDLLRIFGSDRIKNLMGRLGMEDGQPIEHRMVSSAIERAQKRVEAHNFDIRKHLLEYDNVMNKQREVIYGKRREILGGEDLEEEIQQMAADMVDGLLVQFTDPRTMPEDWDLKGLEEALWRQFGLHIELSRLSPENLDGEKLPELLHQQVLAAFEGKRQAIGPEYFPSLQQQIMLQMVDTHWKDHLLAMDHLRDGIGLRGYAQVDPLRAYQKEGYDMFMEMMQRIQENTVRTIFLIRLRQPEEIALLQGRQTPMSYSHSGTGESQPVKKTAKKVGRNDPCPCGSGKKYKKCCGNKT, encoded by the coding sequence ATGTTTGGATATTTTCTAAAAAAATTTTTCGGCAGTAAAAATGAACGCGAACTACGTCGGATGGCGCCCCTGGTGGATCACATCAACCGCCTGGAGATCGAGATCCGCCAACTACCAGACCACCGTCTGCAGGCCAAGACCGGAGAATTCAAAGAAAGGCTGGCGAAGGGAGAGGCCTTGGATGATCTGCTTCCCGAAGCCTTTGCCGTCGCCCGTGAGGCATCGCTGAGAGTTTTGCGGATGCGTCCCTTCGATGTCCAGCTAATCGGCGGTATCGTCCTGCACGAAGGCAAGATCGCTGAAATGAAGACCGGTGAAGGCAAAACCCTGGTGGCCGTTCTGCCGGTTTATCTCAATGCCCTCACCGGCCTGGGCGTCCATGTAGTTACGGTAAACGACTATCTGGCGCGGCGTGACAGCGAGTGGATGGGCGGCATCTACCGTTTCCTGGGATTATCGGTAGGCGTTATCGTCCACGGTCTCAATGACGACCAGCGCCGGCAGGCCTACGACGCCGATGTCACTTACGGCACCAACAATGAATTCGGATTTGATTACCTGCGGGACAATATGAAATTCTCTCTGGAAGACTATGTCCAGCGCGAATTCAATTACGCCATCGTTGATGAGGTCGATTCCATTCTAATCGACGAAGCGCGGACGCCGTTGATTATTTCCGGACCGGCGGAGGAATCCACCGAACTGTACCACCGCATTAATCGCGTCGGCAACATGCTCCAGCGGGACAAAGATTATACTGTAGATGAGAAATCCCGCGCCGTGGTGTTGACCGAAGCCGGCGTCGGACGGGCGGAAAAGATCATGAATCTGGACAACCTTTACGATCCCTTCAACATCGAAATCTTGCACCATTTAAACCAATCTCTGAAGGCGCACGCCTTATTTAAGAAAGACGTTGACTATATCGTTAAGGACGGCCAGGTCATCATCGTCGACGAGTTCACCGGTCGATTGATGCCGGGCCGGCGCTATTCCGATGGTCTGCACCAGGCACTGGAGGCCAAAGAGGGGGTGCGAATCGAAAATGAGAATCAGACCCTGGCCTCTATCACCTTCCAGAATTATTTCCGTATGTATCAGAAGCTGGCCGGCATGACCGGCACGGCAGACACCGAAGCCGAGGAGTTCAAAAAGATTTATAATCTAGAGGTTATGGTAGTCCCCACTCACAAACGGATGATCCGGGTAGACCACCCCGACGCCATCTACAAAAGTGAATCTGAAAAATTTCAGGCAGTGGTAGAAGAAATCAAGGACTGCCACCAGCAGGGACAACCGGTGTTGGTGGGCACCACGTCAATAGAAAAGTCTGAGCGCCTAAGCCGGATGCTGAAGGCGCAGGGCATCAAACACGAGGTGCTCAACGCTAAACACCATGAAAAAGAGGCCCAGATCGTCGCCCAAGCCGGCCAATCAGGGATGGTCACCATCGCTACCAATATGGCCGGCCGGGGAACCGACATCGTCCTCGGAACAGGAGTAGTAGATCGGGGCGGATTGCACATTATCGGCACCGAACGCCACGAAAGTCGCCGCATCGACAACCAGTTGCGGGGCCGCTCCGGCCGCCAGGGCGATCCCGGCTCCTCCCGATTCTACCTATCCCTCGAGGATGATCTGCTGCGCATCTTCGGCTCCGACCGCATTAAAAACCTCATGGGACGCCTGGGTATGGAGGATGGTCAGCCTATCGAACACCGGATGGTCAGCAGCGCCATCGAACGGGCTCAGAAGCGGGTGGAGGCCCATAACTTCGATATCCGCAAACACCTCCTCGAATACGATAATGTCATGAATAAACAGCGGGAGGTCATCTACGGAAAACGCCGGGAAATCCTGGGCGGCGAAGATCTCGAAGAAGAGATCCAACAGATGGCCGCAGATATGGTGGACGGACTCCTGGTACAGTTCACCGATCCCCGCACCATGCCCGAGGATTGGGACCTCAAAGGCCTGGAGGAAGCCCTGTGGCGCCAATTCGGCCTGCATATTGAGCTATCCCGCCTGAGCCCCGAAAACCTCGACGGAGAAAAATTACCGGAATTGCTACACCAACAGGTACTGGCTGCTTTTGAGGGCAAACGGCAGGCCATCGGTCCAGAATATTTCCCGTCGCTCCAACAACAGATTATGCTGCAAATGGTGGACACCCACTGGAAGGACCACCTCCTGGCCATGGATCATTTGCGGGATGGCATCGGCCTCAGGGGTTACGCCCAGGTAGATCCGCTCCGGGCCTACCAAAAAGAAGGCTATGACATGTTCATGGAGATGATGCAACGTATCCAGGAAAACACCGTGCGGACTATCTTCCTCATCAGGTTGCGGCAGCCTGAGGAAATTGCCCTGCTGCAAGGCCGTCAGACCCCCATGAGCTACAGCCACAGTGGCACCGGTGAAAGCCAGCCGGTCAAAAAGACGGCTAAAAAGGTCGGCCGCAACGACCCCTGTCCTTGCGGCAGCGGCAAAAAATATAAAAAATGCTGCGGCAATAAAACATAA
- the argJ gene encoding bifunctional glutamate N-acetyltransferase/amino-acid acetyltransferase ArgJ has protein sequence MLVPGFRAAAVEAAIKKPGRLDLALIVSEYPAAAAGVFTNNKVKAAPILLCQKRLRRGRAQAILVNSGNANACTGEAGLEAAVVTSRTISRLLGLSETLILPASTGVIGQPLPLDRMNSALPSLAAGLRPDGLPEVAQAIMTTDTFPKTSRVQAQINGSVVTIAGIAKGAGMIHPDMATMLVFLLTDAVVAPNTLKAALKQGLVTSFNRITVDGDTSTNDCVLVLANGIAGHSPIEQLQSPGGEILSTSLQTVMADLAAQVVRDGEGAAHVFKVIIEGAASAADAVKGARTVALSPLVKTAVAGNDANWGRIMAALGRAGIRLNPDRVDIFFGPHQVVRQGVATDAANEQAAHRLMADGSFDLRIHLNLGAYTDYYLTCDLTADYVHINADYRS, from the coding sequence CTGCTCGTTCCCGGGTTTCGAGCCGCCGCGGTGGAAGCCGCTATCAAAAAACCCGGCCGCCTTGACCTGGCCCTCATCGTCTCCGAGTACCCGGCTGCGGCCGCCGGAGTTTTTACGAACAATAAGGTAAAGGCTGCACCGATCCTGCTCTGCCAAAAAAGACTGCGCCGCGGCCGGGCCCAAGCCATCCTGGTAAATAGCGGTAACGCCAACGCCTGCACCGGTGAAGCAGGATTGGAGGCCGCAGTGGTAACTTCCAGGACCATCTCCAGACTGTTAGGTCTGTCCGAAACCCTGATTTTACCGGCCTCTACCGGAGTTATTGGCCAGCCGTTGCCCCTGGACCGCATGAACTCCGCCCTCCCCTCCCTGGCGGCAGGATTGCGCCCTGACGGCCTGCCAGAAGTGGCGCAGGCCATTATGACTACCGACACCTTCCCGAAAACCTCTCGGGTTCAGGCCCAAATCAATGGGTCAGTTGTCACTATCGCCGGAATTGCCAAAGGCGCCGGCATGATCCATCCGGATATGGCCACTATGCTGGTCTTTCTGCTCACCGACGCGGTTGTCGCTCCCAATACCCTCAAAGCTGCTCTCAAACAGGGACTGGTCACCAGTTTTAACCGGATTACGGTGGACGGCGACACCAGCACCAATGACTGTGTGCTGGTACTGGCCAACGGTATTGCCGGCCACAGCCCTATCGAGCAGTTGCAATCCCCTGGGGGTGAAATCCTAAGCACTTCGCTGCAAACGGTCATGGCAGACCTGGCGGCCCAGGTTGTACGCGATGGCGAAGGCGCCGCCCACGTCTTCAAAGTTATTATTGAAGGTGCGGCCAGTGCCGCCGATGCCGTTAAAGGAGCCCGAACCGTGGCCTTATCACCACTGGTCAAAACCGCCGTAGCCGGCAACGACGCCAATTGGGGACGCATCATGGCCGCCTTAGGCAGGGCCGGGATCAGACTTAATCCTGACCGCGTAGATATCTTCTTCGGCCCCCACCAGGTCGTCAGACAGGGTGTCGCTACCGATGCAGCAAACGAGCAGGCGGCCCACAGATTGATGGCAGACGGCAGTTTCGATCTGCGCATCCATCTCAACTTAGGGGCCTACACGGATTACTATCTCACCTGTGACCTGACTGCCGACTATGTCCACATTAATGCCGACTACCGCAGCTAG
- a CDS encoding trypsin-like peptidase domain-containing protein, translated as MLPIKKALLCCVLLALFAPNTAAWPQEDLPAIVKRISPAVVVVETRKGGRRGLGSGFFINSQGHIVTNYHVVFGADQATVKTYDGKRYLVKKVLTEDKKADLVLLAIDIPPHTVSYLEVTGKLPEVGEKVYAIGHPMGLEKTVSEGIVSAIRKMPRLGEIIQITAPISQGSSGGPVFNASGRVIGVARATYRTGQNLNFAVPGEKVLRLRSGGGQTFGEFSQEMPGTALEQFQRGRLLHTQKKYHKAVQAFQEAISVKPDFAEAYYGVGMSYGAMGRHQLAIDNFRQAVRLQPNNPVFHFHLGVAYHVSGDTQQAMEEYRTLSRLNPNLARKLKGIMER; from the coding sequence ATGCTTCCTATCAAAAAAGCCCTTCTCTGCTGCGTGCTGTTAGCCCTCTTCGCCCCCAATACCGCGGCCTGGCCCCAAGAAGACCTGCCGGCCATCGTCAAGCGCATCTCGCCCGCCGTGGTGGTGGTGGAAACCCGCAAAGGCGGCCGCCGAGGGCTGGGCAGTGGATTTTTTATCAATTCCCAGGGGCATATTGTCACCAATTATCACGTGGTCTTTGGTGCGGACCAGGCGACGGTGAAAACCTACGACGGTAAGCGTTATCTGGTCAAAAAGGTGCTGACCGAAGATAAAAAGGCCGACCTGGTGCTGCTGGCTATCGATATCCCCCCCCATACCGTCAGTTACCTCGAGGTGACGGGAAAATTGCCGGAAGTGGGGGAAAAAGTGTACGCCATCGGCCACCCCATGGGACTGGAAAAAACCGTCTCCGAAGGCATCGTCTCAGCCATTCGCAAGATGCCCAGATTGGGCGAGATCATCCAGATCACGGCGCCCATTTCCCAAGGCTCCAGCGGCGGTCCGGTATTTAACGCCTCCGGCCGGGTTATCGGCGTTGCTCGGGCGACCTATCGCACCGGGCAAAACCTGAACTTCGCCGTCCCCGGGGAAAAAGTCCTACGTTTAAGATCAGGCGGCGGCCAAACTTTTGGCGAGTTCTCCCAGGAAATGCCGGGAACCGCCCTGGAGCAGTTTCAGCGGGGAAGGCTCCTGCATACCCAAAAAAAATACCACAAAGCCGTCCAGGCCTTTCAGGAGGCCATTAGCGTTAAACCGGATTTTGCCGAAGCCTATTATGGCGTCGGCATGTCCTATGGCGCTATGGGGCGGCATCAGTTAGCCATTGACAACTTTCGCCAGGCGGTCAGGCTGCAACCCAACAACCCAGTCTTTCACTTTCATCTGGGCGTGGCCTACCATGTCTCGGGAGATACTCAGCAAGCCATGGAGGAATACCGCACCCTTAGTCGCCTTAATCCCAACCTCGCCCGAAAGTTGAAAGGAATCATGGAACGATAA
- a CDS encoding ABC transporter permease — MKPTLKRQYTITIQPQPDGGQKLLISGRLELFDLAIFSREIQPLLQQPQLSSVGLDLGGLEYLDSAGALAVLQLAEKLKSQGIICTLDNISPKIKKILDLIDIQALTHPPLITVGKRFGWISQVGEASLAFWRDIIEVIAFFGELLLDLASVCLRPRRVRWEYVMFYMKRAGVDGLPIVSLIGLLLGLIIAFMSSLQLQQFGANIYVASLLGVAMVRELGPIMTAILVAGRSGSAFAAEIGSMKVSEEVDALTVMGFNPMRMLTTPKVIASLVVVPLLTIYADLLGIIGGLIVGVTMLDLTVYSYIQETRRILTLFDFTSSFIKSVVFAFLIAAIGCQRGFQVRGGASAVGSATTSAVVAAIFLIIVVDSIFAIVLTYV; from the coding sequence ATGAAGCCAACTCTTAAGAGACAGTATACGATCACCATCCAGCCGCAACCCGATGGTGGCCAGAAGCTCCTCATATCCGGCCGTCTGGAGTTATTCGATCTGGCGATATTTTCCCGAGAGATCCAACCCCTTCTACAGCAGCCGCAGCTATCCAGTGTGGGTTTGGATCTCGGAGGCTTGGAATACCTGGACAGTGCCGGGGCCCTAGCGGTCCTGCAACTGGCGGAAAAGCTTAAGTCTCAAGGAATCATCTGCACCTTAGACAATATTTCTCCAAAAATCAAAAAAATCTTGGACCTGATCGATATCCAGGCCTTGACCCACCCACCCCTCATCACCGTTGGCAAAAGGTTTGGGTGGATCAGCCAGGTGGGTGAAGCCTCCCTGGCCTTTTGGCGTGATATCATTGAGGTAATTGCCTTTTTTGGAGAGTTGCTGCTGGACCTCGCCTCGGTCTGTCTCCGTCCCCGCCGGGTTCGCTGGGAATATGTTATGTTTTACATGAAACGGGCGGGAGTCGATGGTCTGCCTATCGTCAGTCTCATCGGCCTGCTGCTCGGCCTGATCATCGCCTTTATGTCTTCATTGCAATTGCAGCAGTTCGGCGCCAACATCTATGTGGCTTCGCTGTTGGGGGTTGCTATGGTCCGGGAACTTGGACCCATCATGACGGCCATTCTGGTTGCCGGCCGCTCCGGCTCCGCCTTTGCCGCCGAAATCGGTTCGATGAAAGTCAGTGAAGAGGTTGATGCTCTGACAGTTATGGGTTTCAACCCGATGCGGATGTTAACCACTCCCAAGGTAATAGCCTCTCTGGTGGTAGTACCGCTGCTCACTATTTATGCGGATCTGCTGGGTATCATCGGCGGTCTGATCGTTGGCGTCACCATGCTTGACCTGACGGTCTACTCGTATATCCAAGAAACCCGAAGAATCCTAACCCTTTTCGACTTTACCTCCAGCTTCATCAAGTCGGTTGTCTTTGCCTTTCTGATTGCCGCCATCGGTTGCCAACGGGGTTTTCAGGTCCGCGGCGGCGCTTCAGCCGTCGGCTCGGCGACAACTTCGGCAGTGGTAGCGGCAATTTTTTTGATTATCGTCGTGGATTCAATCTTTGCCATCGTTTTGACATATGTTTGA
- a CDS encoding ABC transporter ATP-binding protein — MNGSNGGNHSAAPSEPVIVVEHMASRFGDNLIFQDVSFQVNRGEIFVILGGSGCGKTTLLKHLIGLYQPAAGRVVVNGIDIATPNLQRLRQVRKNVGMLFQAGALLGSLTLAENVALPLQEYTDLSETEIDLIVKMKLALVNLAGYENHLPEEISGGMKKRAGLARAMALDPAILFFDEPSAGLDPITAVELDLLIKNLNSGLGTTMVIVTHELESIFMIAHRIIMLDKAAKGIIAEGDPRYLKDHATDPKVVNFFNRKPMTS, encoded by the coding sequence TTGAATGGAAGCAACGGCGGCAATCATTCTGCCGCACCCTCGGAGCCGGTCATTGTCGTTGAGCATATGGCCTCTCGTTTTGGGGACAACCTCATCTTCCAAGACGTCAGTTTCCAGGTTAACCGGGGGGAGATCTTTGTCATTTTAGGAGGCAGCGGCTGTGGCAAAACCACCCTGCTGAAACATCTGATCGGCCTGTATCAGCCCGCGGCCGGCAGGGTAGTAGTCAACGGCATCGATATCGCTACCCCGAATCTGCAGCGACTGCGGCAGGTAAGAAAGAACGTCGGTATGCTCTTTCAGGCCGGAGCTTTGCTGGGTTCCTTGACCCTGGCGGAAAACGTGGCGCTGCCCTTGCAGGAATACACTGATCTCTCCGAAACCGAGATTGATCTGATTGTCAAGATGAAGCTGGCGTTGGTAAATCTTGCCGGTTATGAAAATCATCTACCGGAGGAAATCTCGGGCGGCATGAAAAAGCGGGCCGGACTGGCACGGGCTATGGCCCTTGATCCGGCTATTCTTTTCTTTGATGAACCCTCCGCCGGATTGGACCCGATCACCGCAGTGGAACTTGACCTCTTAATTAAAAATCTTAACTCCGGCCTGGGAACCACCATGGTCATTGTAACTCACGAATTAGAGTCTATCTTTATGATTGCTCATCGAATTATTATGCTGGATAAAGCCGCCAAGGGGATTATCGCTGAAGGCGACCCGAGATATCTCAAAGACCATGCCACCGATCCCAAGGTGGTTAATTTCTTTAACCGCAAGCCGATGACTAGCTAA
- a CDS encoding MlaD family protein has protein sequence MARKTSSFLVGLFVIIGVALTVFAIIWVGVTGYFQQGATYVTYVDESVQGLQKDSVVKFRGVDVGRVEHIRIAPDNKLVAIIMKINLPGDLTENIVAQLTSSGITGIMFIDLDYRRPGAPDLSPKIDFPSEYPIIPSKPSEYTRIISGINDVISRLNQIDIEGISTQLKDAIREITLLLKGDKVQSILAKTEKTAANLEALTGKANTLAGEVKLTEVIRETTATISEARKFVVDLNRQLYDLKLPETMGKTRNLLREAQAIGENLHRTTESLEMFADRIYERPPDLLFGKPPTPRWNEKTAR, from the coding sequence ATGGCCAGGAAGACTTCGAGTTTTCTGGTGGGGCTCTTTGTCATCATCGGGGTCGCCCTGACAGTATTCGCCATCATCTGGGTCGGCGTGACCGGTTATTTCCAACAAGGCGCTACCTATGTCACCTACGTGGACGAATCGGTCCAGGGTCTGCAAAAGGATTCCGTCGTCAAGTTCCGCGGGGTTGATGTCGGTCGAGTAGAGCATATCCGCATTGCACCGGACAATAAACTCGTCGCCATCATCATGAAAATAAACCTGCCGGGAGACCTGACGGAGAACATAGTAGCCCAACTCACCAGTTCGGGCATCACCGGCATCATGTTTATAGACCTGGATTACCGGCGTCCCGGAGCACCCGACTTATCTCCTAAAATCGACTTCCCTTCGGAGTACCCGATCATCCCATCCAAGCCGTCGGAATATACCAGAATCATCTCCGGCATCAATGACGTTATCAGTCGGTTGAACCAGATCGACATAGAGGGTATCTCCACTCAATTAAAAGATGCCATTCGGGAAATCACTCTCCTCCTTAAAGGCGATAAGGTTCAGTCAATCCTGGCAAAAACCGAGAAAACGGCGGCGAATCTGGAAGCCTTGACTGGCAAGGCCAACACCCTGGCAGGAGAAGTGAAACTCACTGAAGTGATCAGGGAGACTACCGCGACCATCAGCGAGGCCAGAAAATTCGTCGTTGACCTTAATCGCCAGCTCTATGATCTCAAACTCCCTGAAACTATGGGGAAAACCCGCAATCTGCTCCGGGAGGCCCAAGCCATCGGCGAAAATCTTCACCGCACTACCGAGTCTTTGGAGATGTTCGCCGATAGGATCTATGAACGCCCGCCGGATCTGTTATTCGGCAAGCCACCGACACCGCGCTGGAATGAAAAGACGGCTCGATAA